The Pocillopora verrucosa isolate sample1 chromosome 14, ASM3666991v2, whole genome shotgun sequence genome has a segment encoding these proteins:
- the LOC131777274 gene encoding uncharacterized protein, producing the protein MGKVCFTIYSALLVLTRAIYVKSDAAHVKNFSGSSYVFYRSNDNGYNWERSKTICNEQSGYNLVSIESREEWNFLNQTIQNENTTEYFIGLRKDPSTGVWRWLSDNSTVNASNEGDWPWAKGQPSKGNGKENCAQMYRNYSSNFGRYNDVSCSSCIPHAGFICEFKGEGEKKSAKATASTTTGLNDGSQASTTARVNGLSTTGRNDGSQASTTAGFTGPSTTATTRLTNGFQASTTAGFKGLSTTATTRVTSENTVTEYPLADDVHASKPNLIVIVVVLLAIFILLLVVAFGLMFFRRRRSHDKQYEDRVMCTYEKPSSSELTSLDPVLVQQTQSSAELTVHLTLSRTESGLATYETVSDCKRECGYDNIETNRKLSSVSVGCSDIQERAPENTVLVSGEKGIQQPPALCDQKEENKDHVYAVVHKERKGRASSGVSALEKTAGHPQEEASGLPVQWASCVDQSPSLTPEDRSSHQTDSGLDNNTEAAGSETPQAGGNAEYLYAAVDKTKKKKKPPQKPTPYRGLVYADLIISRENSAKLVKEQPQTVYAQIDPVKTASVKISQKNPEETKDGEHK; encoded by the exons ATGGGGAAAGTGTGTTTTACGATATATTCTGCTCTTCTTGTGCTAACTAGAGCCATTTACGTAAAGAGTGATGCTG CTCATGTGAAGAACTTCAGTGGTTCCAGCTACGTTTTCTATAGGAGCAATGATAACGGGTACAATTgggaaagaagcaaaacaatatGTAATGAACAGTCTGGATATAACCTCGTTTCTATTGAGAGTCGTGAGGAGTGGAACTTCCTGAATCAAACCATCCAAAACGAGAATACCACTGAATACTTCATAGGTTTGAGGAAAGATCCATCAACTGGAGTGTGGAGATGGTTAAGTGATAACAGCACAGTCAATGCGTCCAATGAAGGAGATTGGCCCTGGGCAAAAGGACAACCTAGCAAAGGAAATGGTAAAGAGAACTGCGCGCAAATGTACAGAAATTATAGTAGTAACTTTGGACGCTATAATGATGTCAGCTGCTCTTCATGCATACCCCATGCAGGATTCATATGTGAATTTAAAGGTGAAGGAG AGAAAAAATCAGCGAAAGCGACGGCATCCACCACAACAG GACTGAATGATGGATCCCAAGCATCGACAACTGCTCGGGTCAACGGATTATCTACAACAG gCAGGAATGATGGATCCCAGGCATCGACAACTGCTGGGTTCACAGGACCATCTACAACTGCGACAACAA gACTGACTAATGGATTCCAAGCATCGACAACTGCTGGGTTCAAAGGACTATCTACAACTGCGACAACAA GGGTCACGTCAGAGAATACCGTCACTGAATATCCCTTGGCAGACGATGTACATGCTAGCAAGCCTAACCTGATTGTGATTGTTGTGGTGCTACTGgccattttcattttgctcCTTGTAGTCGCTTTCGGACTTATGTTCTTTCGCAGACGTCGGAGCCACGATAAACAAT ACGAAGATCGTGTCATGTGCACCTACGAGAAGCCTTCGAGCTCTGAACTGACATCACTCGACCCTGTGCTTGTTCAACAAACACAGAGCTCCGCTGAGCTAACTGTTCACCTAACCCTTTCACGAACGGAATCTGGGCTGGCCACCTACGAAACAGTGAGCGACTGCAAAAGAGAGTGCGGCTATGATAACATTGAGACTAATCGAAAGTTGAGTTCAGTAAGCGTGGGATGTTCAGATATTCAGGAAAGAGCGCCAGAAAACACAGTGTTGGTGAGTGGTGAGAAAGGAATACAGCAGCCACCTGCTTTGTGcgatcaaaaagaagaaaataaggaTCATGTATACGCTGTTGttcataaagaaagaaaaggcagAGCCAGTTCTGGAGTGAGCGCCCTCGAAAAGACTGCGGGCCACCCTCAGGAAGAAGCAAGTGGTTTACCTGTACAATGGGCGTCATGTGTAGATCAGTCCCCGTCTCTGACACCAGAGGATCGTTCGTCTCATCAAACTGACTCAGGGCTCGACAACAACACAGAGGCTGCAGGGAGCGAGACACCTCAGGCTGGCGGGAACGCTGAATATTTGTACGCAGCTgttgacaagacaaaaaagaagaagaagccGCCACAG AAGCCCACTCCATACCGTGGCCTTGTGTACGCAGATCTGATCATTTCCCGCGAAAACAGTGCAAAGCTTGTCAAAGAACAGCCCCAAACAGTATACGCCCAAATTGATCCCGTCAAGACAGCAAGCGTGAAGATATCACAGAAGAATCCGGAGGAGACAAAGGACGGCGAACATAAGTGA
- the LOC131777397 gene encoding C-type lectin domain family 4 member D-like produces the protein MEKVCFLIYSALLVLTRTIYAKSNTVPVKNFSGSSYIFYRSNGNWYNWERSKTICEQSGYNLVSIESREEWNFLNQTIQKEDTIEYFIGLRKDTSTGVWRWLSDNSIVNASNKGHWPWAARQPNGKDENCAQMYRDYLDNFGRYNDVSCTSRLSQAGFICEFKGGGEKKSAKATASTLTGQNDGSQASTTARVKRPSTTATTGRNDGSQASTTARAKRPSTTATTGLNDGSQASITARVKGPSSTATTEKR, from the exons ATGGAGAAAGTGTGTTTTCTGATATATTCTGCTCTTCTTGTGCTAACTAGAACCATTTACGCCAAGAGTAATACTG TTCCCGTGAAGAACTTCAGTGGTTCCAGCTACATTTTCTATAGGAGCAATGGTAACTGGTACAATTgggaaagaagcaaaacaatatGTGAACAGTCTGGATATAACCTTGTTTCTATTGAGAGTCGTGAGGAGTGGAACTTCCTGAATCAAACCATCCAAAAAGAAGATACCATTGAATACTTCATAGGTTTGAGGAAAGATACATCAACTGGAGTGTGGAGATGGTTAAGTGATAACAGCATAGTCAATGCGTCCAATAAAGGACATTGGCCCTGGGCAGCTAGACAACCTAATGGCAAAGATGAGAACTGCGCGCAAATGTATAGAGATTATCTTGATAACTTTGGGCGCTATAATGATGTCAGCTGTACTTCACGCTTATCCCAAGCAGGATTCATATGTGAATTTAAAGGTGGAGGAG AGAAAAAATCAGCGAAAGCGACGGCATCCACCCTAACAG GACAGAATGATGGATCCCAAGCATCGACAACTGCCCGGGTCAAAAGACCATCTACAACTGCGACAACAG GACGGAATGATGGATCCCAGGCATCGACAACTGCTCGGGCCAAAAGACCATCTACAACTGCGACAACAG GACTGAATGATGGATCACAGGCATCGATAACTGCTCGGGTAAAAGGACCATCTTCAACTGCGACAACAG AAAAAcgttga
- the LOC131777241 gene encoding uncharacterized protein isoform X2 yields the protein MFFRRRRRHDKQYEDRVMCTYEKPSSSELSSLVPVLVQQTQSSAELTVHLTLSRTESGLATYETVSDCKRECGYDNIEANRKLSSVSEGCSDIQERAPENTVLVSGEKGIQQPPALCDQKEENKDHVYAVVHKERKGRASSGVSALEKTAGRPQEETSGLPVQWASCVDQSPSLTPENGSSHQTDTGLDNNTEATGSEAPQAGGNTEYLYAAVDMTKKKKKPPQKPAPYRGLVYADLILSRENSAKLVKEQSQTVYTQYDPVTTASVKISQKNPEETKDGEHK from the exons ATGTTCTTTCGCAGACGTCGGCGCCACGATAAACAAT ACGAAGATCGTGTCATGTGCACCTACGAGAAGCCTTCGAGCTCTGAACTGTCATCACTCGTCCCTGTGCTTGTTCAACAAACACAGAGCTCCGCTGAGCTCACTGTTCACCTAACCCTTTCACGAACGGAATCTGGGCTGGCCACCTACGAAACAGTGAGCGACTGCAAAAGAGAGTGCGGCTATGATAACATTGAGGCTAATCGAAAGTTGAGTTCAGTAAGCGAGGGATGTTCAGATATTCAGGAAAGAGCGCCAGAAAACACAGTGTTGGTGAGTGGTGAGAAAGGAATACAACAGCCACCTGCTTTGTGcgatcaaaaagaagaaaataaggaTCATGTATACGCTGTTGttcataaagaaagaaaaggcagAGCCAGTTCTGGAGTGAGCGCCCTTGAAAAGACTGCGGGCCGCCCTCAAGAAGAAACAAGTGGTTTACCTGTGCAATGGGCGTCCTGTGTAGATCAATCCCCGTCTCTGACACCAGAGAATGGTTCGTCTCATCAAACTGACACAGGGCTCGACAACAACACAGAAGCTACAGGAAGCGAGGCACCTCAGGCTGGCGGGAACACTGAATATTTGTACGCAGCTGTTGAcatgacaaaaaagaagaagaagccGCCACAG AAGCCTGCTCCATACCGTGGCCTTGTGTACGCAGATCTGATCCTTTCCCGCGAAAACAGTGCAAAGCTTGTCAAAGAACAGTCCCAAACAGTATACACCCAATATGATCCCGTCACGACAGCAAGCGTGAAGATATCACAGAAGAATCCGGAGGAGACAAAGGACGGCGAACATAAGTGA
- the LOC131777241 gene encoding uncharacterized protein isoform X1: MCTYEKPSSSELSSLVPVLVQQTQSSAELTVHLTLSRTESGLATYETVSDCKRECGYDNIEANRKLSSVSEGCSDIQERAPENTVLVSGEKGIQQPPALCDQKEENKDHVYAVVHKERKGRASSGVSALEKTAGRPQEETSGLPVQWASCVDQSPSLTPENGSSHQTDTGLDNNTEATGSEAPQAGGNTEYLYAAVDMTKKKKKPPQKPAPYRGLVYADLILSRENSAKLVKEQSQTVYTQYDPVTTASVKISQKNPEETKDGEHK; the protein is encoded by the exons ATGTGCACCTACGAGAAGCCTTCGAGCTCTGAACTGTCATCACTCGTCCCTGTGCTTGTTCAACAAACACAGAGCTCCGCTGAGCTCACTGTTCACCTAACCCTTTCACGAACGGAATCTGGGCTGGCCACCTACGAAACAGTGAGCGACTGCAAAAGAGAGTGCGGCTATGATAACATTGAGGCTAATCGAAAGTTGAGTTCAGTAAGCGAGGGATGTTCAGATATTCAGGAAAGAGCGCCAGAAAACACAGTGTTGGTGAGTGGTGAGAAAGGAATACAACAGCCACCTGCTTTGTGcgatcaaaaagaagaaaataaggaTCATGTATACGCTGTTGttcataaagaaagaaaaggcagAGCCAGTTCTGGAGTGAGCGCCCTTGAAAAGACTGCGGGCCGCCCTCAAGAAGAAACAAGTGGTTTACCTGTGCAATGGGCGTCCTGTGTAGATCAATCCCCGTCTCTGACACCAGAGAATGGTTCGTCTCATCAAACTGACACAGGGCTCGACAACAACACAGAAGCTACAGGAAGCGAGGCACCTCAGGCTGGCGGGAACACTGAATATTTGTACGCAGCTGTTGAcatgacaaaaaagaagaagaagccGCCACAG AAGCCTGCTCCATACCGTGGCCTTGTGTACGCAGATCTGATCCTTTCCCGCGAAAACAGTGCAAAGCTTGTCAAAGAACAGTCCCAAACAGTATACACCCAATATGATCCCGTCACGACAGCAAGCGTGAAGATATCACAGAAGAATCCGGAGGAGACAAAGGACGGCGAACATAAGTGA
- the LOC131777174 gene encoding histone H2B-like, with the protein MAKSHKPSRDVTAEKKAGTLKSGVAADKKKKKVKRKESYSLYIHKVLKQGHQDTGITTKAMGITNSFVSDIFERIAMEAYRLTKYGKKSTMSSREIQTAVRLLLPGAVAKHAVSESTKTVTEYTSSK; encoded by the coding sequence atggcgaaatcaCATAAACCTTCTCGTGATGTTACAGCAGAGAAGAAAGCTGGTACATTGAAATCTGGTGTTGCAGCcgataagaagaaaaagaaagtgaagagaaaggaaagttaTTCACTGTACATCCACAAAGTGTTGAAGCAAGGTCATCAAGATACTGGAATTACAACCAAAGCCATGGGTATCACGAACTCTTTCGTTAGCGACATTTTCGAGCGCATAGCTATGGAGGCATATCGCCTGACAAAGTACGGTAAGAAGTCGACAATGAGTTCCCGCGAAATCCAAACTGCTGTACGGCTGCTTCTGCCAGGTGCAGTTGCAAAGCATGCAGTCAGCGAAAGCACGAAGACTGTCACCGAATACACAAGCAGCAAGTGA